From Burkholderia pseudomultivorans, the proteins below share one genomic window:
- a CDS encoding CBS domain-containing protein yields MTCVSEVMTRDAATIGPTQSLREAAKLMSELNVGALPVCDGTRLIGMLTDRDIVVRAVSMGVPPDERVEGVVSGPANWCYEDDDISAVQKKMEDAQIRRVPVVDRQKRLVGIVALGDLATAADGGMSSTLGAVSAPSRPDR; encoded by the coding sequence ATGACATGTGTATCGGAAGTGATGACGCGCGACGCCGCGACCATCGGCCCGACGCAGAGCCTGCGCGAGGCGGCGAAGCTGATGAGCGAGCTGAACGTCGGCGCGCTGCCCGTCTGCGACGGCACCCGGCTGATCGGCATGCTGACGGATAGGGACATCGTCGTGCGTGCGGTGTCGATGGGCGTGCCGCCCGACGAGCGTGTCGAGGGCGTCGTCAGCGGACCCGCGAACTGGTGTTACGAGGACGACGACATTTCGGCGGTGCAGAAGAAGATGGAAGACGCGCAGATTCGCCGCGTCCCGGTGGTGGACCGGCAGAAGCGGCTGGTCGGCATCGTCGCGCTCGGCGACCTCGCCACTGCCGCGGACGGCGGGATGTCGTCGACGCTCGGCGCGGTGTCGGCGCCGTCGCGGCCGGATCGCTGA
- a CDS encoding DUF2934 domain-containing protein produces MNEDRETQIRERAYRLWQADGEPDGRADEYWQRAERQLDAQGDGADALAEPAAEVPADQSAKRRIPGEPLQDIDAVPASEAAREKRRTR; encoded by the coding sequence ATGAACGAAGACAGGGAAACGCAGATCCGCGAGCGCGCGTACCGCTTGTGGCAGGCGGACGGCGAGCCGGACGGCCGGGCCGACGAATACTGGCAGCGCGCCGAGCGGCAGCTCGATGCGCAGGGCGACGGCGCGGACGCCCTCGCCGAGCCGGCGGCGGAAGTGCCCGCCGATCAGTCCGCGAAGCGCCGCATCCCGGGCGAGCCGCTGCAGGACATCGACGCCGTGCCGGCCAGCGAGGCTGCGCGCGAGAAGCGGCGCACGCGGTGA